In Mytilus trossulus isolate FHL-02 chromosome 6, PNRI_Mtr1.1.1.hap1, whole genome shotgun sequence, a single window of DNA contains:
- the LOC134723802 gene encoding uncharacterized protein LOC134723802, whose protein sequence is MNSVLVPDIYRLMSGPYHSIDNFTTLCEELEDHLDPSIDEVCMEKMISIMKRLIDYKTDEVFPKMNELFYMLTETVFSVVESQENWSISESEKPSVARMILDKFQKMIVGGRILPKQTLTEKKCHKRYKQVREYTEVKDLEKLIENHEKIYQELQDQQKKCWAINDKVTFDTNLLQRKKTFFEEYEDQFSPKYHKRSTDFIEWLQKKLERKMKRAAETRGKYQTLLNAESVAKDKVRQLESQILDSLKYGFNEKILSGLVFLKRVMSTVNTERSHDIMQHIQKLETESQHLVTNIVNTLSSKYNSVSPQEFHLQHKFSEELPDCEFTGYHANLRQIKLKAIKKVEQQATSNDKATKDGAAFTYCFTRQTYLHSRDVNNNIHPGFSAASIETHAGCSAVPKGMIVKQKIATESSDVSFGWYKRNSWQQKKWTFFLIPKNSNTTLS, encoded by the exons ATGAATTCGGTTTTAGTACCAGATATATATCGGCTTATGTCCGGTCCATATCACAG TATTGATAACTTTACAACATTGTGCGAAGAGCTAGAAGACCATCTTGATCCATCAATAGATGAAGTATGTATGGAGAAGATGATCAGCATCATGAAGAGATTGATAGATTATAAAACAGATGAAG TTTTTCCTAAGATGAACGAGTTATTTTACATGTTGACGGAGACAGTTTTCAGTGTTGTCGAGTCCCAGGAGAATTGGTCAATATCTGAATCCGAGAAGCCATCAGTAGCCAGGATGATTCTTGACAAGTTTCAGAAAATGATAGTAGGAGGCAGAATTCTGCCAAAACAAAC ATTAACGGAGAAAAAATGCCACAAGCGGTATAAACAAGTAAGAGAATACACAGAAGTAAAAGATTTAGAGAAATTGATAGAGAACCACGAGAAAATTTATCAGGAACTTCAGGACCAACAAAAG aAATGTTGGGCCATCAACGACAAGGTGACATTTGATACCAACCTACTTCAACGTAAAAAAACTTTCTTCGAGGAATATGAAGACCAATTCTCACCTAAATATCATAAGCGGAGCACGGATTTCATTGAGTGGCTTCAAAAGAAGTTAGAGAGAAAGATGAAGAGGGCTGCTGAAACTAGGGGAAAGTATCAAACTTTACTTAATGCTGAAAGTGTGGCCAAAGATAAAGTGCGACAG TTGGAAAGTCAAATTTTAGATAGTCTAAAATACGGATTTAACGAAAAGATATTGAGTGGACTTGTTTTTCTGAAGCGAGTTATGTCAACCGTTAACACTGAAAG gtCACATGACATTATGCAGCACATCCAAAAGCTAGAAACTGAGAGCCAACATTTAGTTACCAACATCGTAAATACACTTAGTTCAAAATACAACAGTGTATCACCACAG GAATTTCACCTTCAGCATAAATTTTCTGAGGAACTTCCTGACTGTGAATTCACTGGATACCATGCCAACCTTAGGCAAATCAAGTTGAAAGCAATAAAGAAGGTCGAACAACAGGCCACCAGTAATGATA aAGCCACCAAAGACGGAGCAGCTTTTACCTACTGCTTTACACGTCAGACATACCTCCATTCACGTGACGTGAACAATAATATACATCCGGGCTTTAGTGCAGCATCTATCGAGACACATGCCGGCTGTAGTGCAGTACCAAAAG GGATGATTGTTAAACAAAAGATTGCAACAGAATCTTCTGATGTCTCATTTGGATGGTACAAAAGGAATTCATGGCAACAGAAGAAATGGACCTTCTTTCTGATCCCGAAAAACTCTAATACAACATTGTCATAA
- the LOC134723801 gene encoding alkaline phosphatase-like encodes MAATAVFVLSLVLSTYGFLLDNAPSSSQSDLFNSQYTGNGETPLYWRNRAKADLDNAIKNQPIIGKAKNTIIMLGDGMSMSTVTSSRILKGQLNGKTGEETILSWETFPHIALSKTYNQDYTTPDSAGTATAFLSGVKTNKGVIGVDASIPRSHCDPSPAHNLNTILDWSLAEGKSVGIVTTARITHATPASAYAHVANRNWEGDHYTQNVNGGCKDIALQLVEENPNIQVLMGGGRRFFLPYSTPDPESGSNTHYGRRDGRDLIKEWENDKAARNMSHKYVWNSKQFHQTNFTQLDYLLGLFDSSSMAYELDRFDTHYEVAGEPSLAEMTEAAITILQKNPKGFFLLVEGGKIDLAHHGNHAVKALHETLAFNDAVAKMDSMTNDRDTLAVVTADHSHTLVLAGYPARGNDILGLIKNSAGQLELANDHKPLTSLIYGTGPGAWSGSRPDLTSVNTDDKEYVSESAIPFNPSTHAGEDVAIYAKGPMSHLFHATHEQSYIPHVLAFASCVGEYKNSCVDHMP; translated from the exons atggCAGCGACGGCAGTTTTTGTTCTGTCTTTAGTTTTGTCAACATACGGATTTTTGTTGGATAACGCCCCATCTAGTAGCCAGAGTGATTTATTTAATAGTCAGTACACAGGCAATGGCGAAA ctcCATTGTATTGGAGGAATCGAGCAAAAGCCGACTTAGACAATGCTATCAAGAACCAACCAATTATTGGGAAGGCAAAGAATACGATAATCATGTTAGGAGACGGGATGAGCATGTCGACTGTTACTTCATCACGAATCCTCAAAGGTCAACTAAATGGTAAAACTGGAGAGGAAACTATACTTAGCTGGGAAACATTTCCACACATAGCCTTATCTAAG ACCTACAATCAAGATTACACAACACCAGATTCTGCCGGAACCGCTACCGCCTTCTTGTCAGGAGTTAAGACAAACAAAGGAGTGATTGGTGTAGATGCTAGTATACCTAGAAGCCACTGTGATCCTTCACCAGCACATAATCTCAACACAATTCTAGACTGGTCATTGGCTGAAG GAAAGTCTGTTGGTATAGTGACCACAGCGAGAATCACACATGCTACTCCTGCGTCTGCGTACGCACATGTTGCTAATAGGAATTGGGAGGGAGATCATTATACACAGAACGTGAATGGCGGATGTAAAGATATAGCCCTTCAGTTGGTAGAGGAAAACCCAAATATTCAG GTTTTGATGGGAGGTGGACgtcgattttttttaccatattcAACCCCAGACCCAGAATCTGGTTCTAACACACACTATGGACGTAGAGATGGGCGAGATCTTATTAAG GAATGGGAGAATGACAAAGCAGCAAGAAACATGTCTCACAAATATGTATGGAATTCTAAACAATTTCATCAGACGAACTTTACTCAACTTGATTACCTTTTAG gTCTTTTTGACAGTAGTAGCATGGCTTATGAACTAGATCGTTTTGATACCCATTACGAAGTTGCTGGTGAACCGTCCCTGGCAGAAATGACCGAAGCAGCCATTACCATTCTACAGAAAAATCCTAAAGGGTTCTTCTTATTGGTTGAAG GTGGTAAGATAGATTTAGCCCATCATGGCAATCATGCTGTTAAGGCATTGCATGAAACTCTTGCTTTCAATGACGCTGTTGCAAAAATGGATAGTATGACAAACGATAGAGACACATTGGCCGTAGTTACAGCTGACCATTCACACACTTTGGTACTAGCTGGATATCCTGCTAGAGGAAATGATATTTTGG gTTTGATAAAGAACAGTGCTGGTCAACTCGAACTTGCTAATGACCACAAACCATTGACATCATTAATCTATGGTACTGGTCCTGGAGCTTGGTCAGGGTCCAGACCTGACTTAACCAGCGTGAATACAG ATGATAAGGAGTATGTATCGGAATCAGCCATTCCGTTTAACCCATCTACACATGCAGGGGAAGATGTCGCAATCTATGCAAAAGGACCTATGTCACATTTATTTCACGCTACACATGAGCAGAGTTATATACCACATGTTTTAGCATTTGCGTCATGTGTAGGGGAATATAAAAACAGTTGTGTTGACCATATGCCATAA
- the LOC134721997 gene encoding (Lyso)-N-acylphosphatidylethanolamine lipase-like, translating to METQVTDLPTNNADPAHHCQQPEQSCRKLPKWRPTSKAKLAEVEEKLLKAYLKIPYTTRMVQLSNPKHQLWTISINENHRGTPLVLVHGMGGGIGLWAKNLTELSKNRPVYAFDLIGFGKSSRPTLSTKQEVAEDQFVDSIEEWRKQMKLDKFILLGHSLGGYLSTAYALKYPERIQHLIPADPWGYHEKPPETQMPTRYKILLGIGSLFYPMSFLRASGPFGPGLVKKFRSDIQNKFADALSDDTVSNYIYHCNARTPSGEIAFKSISLGPYIWAKNPMITRAVNLPKELPVSILYGSESWMDKTAGYQVQTARDSSYVTVQKIPDAGHHVYADRSDIFNVVVSEICKAADQNSVVSHDKLEDIILSFESTSTKKTT from the exons ATGGAAACTCAAGTAACAGACCTACCAACTAACAATGCAGATCCGGCACA CCATTGTCAGCAGCCGGAACAAAGTTGTAGAAAGTTGCCGAAATGGAGACCAACATCCAAGGCAAAATTAGCTGAAGTGGAAGAAAAGCTTCTAAAAG CGTATTTGAAGATTCCATACACCACGAGAATGGTCCAACTGTCAAACCCGAAACATCAATTATGGACAATATCTATTAACGAAAATCATAGAGGAACACCTTTAGTTCTAGTTCACGGCATGGGAGGTGGTATTGGACTGTGGGCCAAAAATCTAACAGAACTATCGAAAAATAGACCCGTATATGCATTTGATCTCATTGGTTTTGGTAAAAGTTCTAGACCAACATTAAGTACAAAACAAGAAGTGGCAGAGGACCAATTTGTAGACTCCATTGAAGAATGGAGAAAGCAAATGAAACTGGACAAGTTTATTTTACTTGGGCATAGTTTAGGTGGATATCTTAGTACAGCATATGCTCTGAAATATCCAGAGCGAATTCAGCATTTAATACCAGCAGATCCCTGGGGATATCACGAAAAGCCACCAGAAACACAGATGCCGACACGATACAAAATCTTACTGGGAATCGGAAGTCTATTTTACCCAATGTCTTTTCTACGAGCATCGGGACCATTTG GTCCTGGATTGGTGAAGAAATTTAGATCTGATATCCAGAACAAGTTTGCTGATGCCCTCTCTGACGATACCGtcagtaattatatatatcacTGTAACGCAAGAACGCCAAG TGGCGAGATTGCCTTCAAGAGTATAAGTCTTGGACCATACATTTGGGCAAAAAATCCTATGATAACCAGGGCTGTCAATTTACCAAAGGAATTACCAGTGTCTATTTTATACGGATCTGAGTCTTGGATGGATAAAACAGCAGGGTATCAAGTACAGACGGCAAGGGATTCAAGTTATGTTACTGTACAG aaaattccAGATGCAGGACATCATGTTTACGCTGACAGATCTGATATATTTAATGTTGTTGTCTCGGAGATCTGTAAAGCTGCAGACCAGAACAGCGTCGTGTCACATGACAAACTGGAAGATATTATATTGAGCTTTGAAAGTACCAGTACAAAGAAAACCACATGA